A section of the Drosophila sechellia strain sech25 chromosome 3L, ASM438219v1, whole genome shotgun sequence genome encodes:
- the LOC6616495 gene encoding uncharacterized protein LOC6616495 isoform X1, which yields MAGRRHLLLILLLIMQLIATTPASRSLSVNGNNIWRRVRLVTSQESDRNAYQVLKPSSRNASSTTTTTSTTTSTTSSTTSTTTPAAPQSQRSAKQLDLNFPGGNVSSAARLEMSTEFFVVPTLSASSSSSTTSTTTPATPRRSSGAKARAAGTTGRVTPGSSSNSTPPSIVSTHLPFAGLRKEPWVVPVLVLATLTMLMMAAFEIFVLFKAWRTSPSRRHLFLGQMLLLGLFACASLGAIITAQPSLISCGAIRFGVGVAYALVFAALLVKCVFLISLNGGVYLPAPYQGLLLLFALLIQVAIGGQWLLTQPPEVYTTSVPVMGSGFLSTTVASQTNYSALFYPTSYTTLDGTPEIYTRIAAVSTVLIPLCKTQFSELLFSLIYIVFLIVFIAVLAIKSRGIRDNYREATYIGLAIGGAIPIWLGWMLCGLAVAERHKDACVAFGLVATSATVFLVMFMPKGRQLAAMGKEGLYVEDREEQFSSLSRAGSGYSPSFFHFKPIKYGVMSGCGLPNSASNTGQGLSSKHCSSANNGGDRVALVTAAPPSYTRMYHYFPAHLSPHPFCYYPPAPPPPLPPQPPPPQQATPPTLTPLTLKQLGNSLTSMTQAAQLAKTLRYAPGMFIRPDETNLYTTLEPTLSSNPNVYFQRSGAVHPGILY from the exons ATGGCCGGTAGACGCCACCTGCTGCTGATCCTGCTGCTGATCATGCAGCTGATCGCCACCACGCCGGCGTCGCGCAGCCTCAGCGTTAATGGCAACAACATTTGGCGGCGGGTGCGCCTGGTAACCAGCCAGGAATCCGATCGCAACGCCTACCAGGTGCTCAAGCCGAGTAGCCGTAAtgccagcagcaccaccactaCTACCAGCACGACTACTAGTACTACAAGTAGCACCACTAGTACCACTACTCCGGCAGCCCCTCAGTCCCAGCGATCTGCCAAACAATTGGATCTCAATTTTCCGGGTGGCAATGTCTCCAGTGCTGCCCGTCTCGAAATGTCGACGGAATTCTTTGTAGTACCCACACTATCGGCCAGCAGTTCTAGCAGCACCACGTCCACCACCACACCAGCCACGCCCCGTCGGAGTTCGGGGGCGAAGGCGCGAGCAGCCGGCACCACTGGACGGGTGACTCCCGGGAGCAGCTCCAACAGCACGCCCCCCAGCATAGTGTCTACCCACTTGCCCTTCGCAGGACTACGCAAGGAGCCGTGGGTGGTGCCGGTGCTAGTTCTGGCCACCCTCACCATGCTCATGATGGCAGCCTTCGAGATCTTTGTGCTCTTCAAGGCCTGGCGGACATCCCCGTCGCGTAGGCACCTCTTTCTGGGCCAGATGCTGCTTCTCGGCCTTTTCGCCTGCGCTAGTTTGGGGGCAATCATCACCGCACAGCCCTCGTTGATCAGCTGCGGAGCCATTCGTTTCGGAGTTGGCGTGGCCTACGCCCTGGTCTTTGCCGCCCTGCTGGTCAAGTGCGTATTTCTGATTAGTCTAAATGGAGGGGTCTATCTGCCGGCTCCATACCAGGGATTGCTGCTCCTCTTTGCGCTGCTCATCCAGGTGGCGATCGGAGGGCAGTGGCTGCTTACCCAACCACCGGAGGTGTACACCACCAGTGTGCCTGTGATGGGCAGTGGCTTCCTTAGCACCACGGTGGCCTCACAGACCAATTACTCGGCACTGTTTTACCCCACGTCTTATACCACGCTGGACGGCACTCCGGAGATCTACACCCGGATAGCGGCGGTCAGCACCGTGCTAATACCGCTCTGCAAGACGCAGTTCTCGGAGCTGCTCTTCTCGCTGATCTACATTGTCTTTCTGATCGTCTTCATCGCCGTGCTGGCCATCAAGTCGCGTGGCATCAGGGACAACTACCGTGAGGCCACCTACATTGGGCTGGCCATCGGAGGAGCCATCCCCATCTGGCTGGGATGGATGCTATGCGGCCTGGCCGTGGCCGAACGGCACAAGGACGCTTGCGTAGCCTTCGGCCTGGTAGCCACTTCCGCCACGGTCTTCCTGGTGATGTTCATGCCCAAGGGCAGGCAATTGGCGGCCATGGGCAAGGAGGGCCTGTACGTGGAGGACCGCGAGGAGCAGTTCAGTTCCCTGAGTCGCGCCGGATCCGGCTACTCGCCCTCGTTCTTCCACTTCAAACCCATCAAGTACGGCGTGATGAGCGGCTGCGGACTGCCCAACTCTGCATCCAACACGGGCCAGGGACTCAGCTCCAAACACTGCTCCAGTGCCAACAATGGAGGTG ATCGGGTTGCTCTGGTCACCGCCGCACCGCCGAGCTATACGCGTATGTATCACTATTTTCCAGCACACCTGAGTCCGCACCCGTTCTGCTATTATCCTcccgcaccaccaccaccactgccACCGCAACCACCGCCACCACAGCAAGCCACACCGCCCACGCTCACGCCGTTGACCCTCAAGCAGTTGGGCAACTCGCTAACCTCCATGACACAAGCGGCGCAGTTGGCCAAAACGCTGCGCTATGCGCCAG GCATGTTTATACGACCAGACGAAACGAATCTCTACACCACGCTGGAGCCCACGTTGAGCAGCAATCCGAATGTGTACTTCCAGCGCAGCGGGGCCGTCCATCCCGGCATCCTGTACTGA
- the LOC6616495 gene encoding uncharacterized protein LOC6616495 isoform X2 produces MAGRRHLLLILLLIMQLIATTPASRSLSVNGNNIWRRVRLVTSQESDRNAYQVLKPSSRNASSTTTTTSTTTSTTSSTTSTTTPAAPQSQRSAKQLDLNFPGGNVSSAARLEMSTEFFVVPTLSASSSSSTTSTTTPATPRRSSGAKARAAGTTGRVTPGSSSNSTPPSIVSTHLPFAGLRKEPWVVPVLVLATLTMLMMAAFEIFVLFKAWRTSPSRRHLFLGQMLLLGLFACASLGAIITAQPSLISCGAIRFGVGVAYALVFAALLVKCVFLISLNGGVYLPAPYQGLLLLFALLIQVAIGGQWLLTQPPEVYTTSVPVMGSGFLSTTVASQTNYSALFYPTSYTTLDGTPEIYTRIAAVSTVLIPLCKTQFSELLFSLIYIVFLIVFIAVLAIKSRGIRDNYREATYIGLAIGGAIPIWLGWMLCGLAVAERHKDACVAFGLVATSATVFLVMFMPKGRQLAAMGKEGLYVEDREEQFSSLSRAGSGYSPSFFHFKPIKYGVMSGCGLPNSASNTGQGLSSKHCSSANNGGAHLSPHPFCYYPPAPPPPLPPQPPPPQQATPPTLTPLTLKQLGNSLTSMTQAAQLAKTLRYAPGMFIRPDETNLYTTLEPTLSSNPNVYFQRSGAVHPGILY; encoded by the exons ATGGCCGGTAGACGCCACCTGCTGCTGATCCTGCTGCTGATCATGCAGCTGATCGCCACCACGCCGGCGTCGCGCAGCCTCAGCGTTAATGGCAACAACATTTGGCGGCGGGTGCGCCTGGTAACCAGCCAGGAATCCGATCGCAACGCCTACCAGGTGCTCAAGCCGAGTAGCCGTAAtgccagcagcaccaccactaCTACCAGCACGACTACTAGTACTACAAGTAGCACCACTAGTACCACTACTCCGGCAGCCCCTCAGTCCCAGCGATCTGCCAAACAATTGGATCTCAATTTTCCGGGTGGCAATGTCTCCAGTGCTGCCCGTCTCGAAATGTCGACGGAATTCTTTGTAGTACCCACACTATCGGCCAGCAGTTCTAGCAGCACCACGTCCACCACCACACCAGCCACGCCCCGTCGGAGTTCGGGGGCGAAGGCGCGAGCAGCCGGCACCACTGGACGGGTGACTCCCGGGAGCAGCTCCAACAGCACGCCCCCCAGCATAGTGTCTACCCACTTGCCCTTCGCAGGACTACGCAAGGAGCCGTGGGTGGTGCCGGTGCTAGTTCTGGCCACCCTCACCATGCTCATGATGGCAGCCTTCGAGATCTTTGTGCTCTTCAAGGCCTGGCGGACATCCCCGTCGCGTAGGCACCTCTTTCTGGGCCAGATGCTGCTTCTCGGCCTTTTCGCCTGCGCTAGTTTGGGGGCAATCATCACCGCACAGCCCTCGTTGATCAGCTGCGGAGCCATTCGTTTCGGAGTTGGCGTGGCCTACGCCCTGGTCTTTGCCGCCCTGCTGGTCAAGTGCGTATTTCTGATTAGTCTAAATGGAGGGGTCTATCTGCCGGCTCCATACCAGGGATTGCTGCTCCTCTTTGCGCTGCTCATCCAGGTGGCGATCGGAGGGCAGTGGCTGCTTACCCAACCACCGGAGGTGTACACCACCAGTGTGCCTGTGATGGGCAGTGGCTTCCTTAGCACCACGGTGGCCTCACAGACCAATTACTCGGCACTGTTTTACCCCACGTCTTATACCACGCTGGACGGCACTCCGGAGATCTACACCCGGATAGCGGCGGTCAGCACCGTGCTAATACCGCTCTGCAAGACGCAGTTCTCGGAGCTGCTCTTCTCGCTGATCTACATTGTCTTTCTGATCGTCTTCATCGCCGTGCTGGCCATCAAGTCGCGTGGCATCAGGGACAACTACCGTGAGGCCACCTACATTGGGCTGGCCATCGGAGGAGCCATCCCCATCTGGCTGGGATGGATGCTATGCGGCCTGGCCGTGGCCGAACGGCACAAGGACGCTTGCGTAGCCTTCGGCCTGGTAGCCACTTCCGCCACGGTCTTCCTGGTGATGTTCATGCCCAAGGGCAGGCAATTGGCGGCCATGGGCAAGGAGGGCCTGTACGTGGAGGACCGCGAGGAGCAGTTCAGTTCCCTGAGTCGCGCCGGATCCGGCTACTCGCCCTCGTTCTTCCACTTCAAACCCATCAAGTACGGCGTGATGAGCGGCTGCGGACTGCCCAACTCTGCATCCAACACGGGCCAGGGACTCAGCTCCAAACACTGCTCCAGTGCCAACAATGGAGGTG CACACCTGAGTCCGCACCCGTTCTGCTATTATCCTcccgcaccaccaccaccactgccACCGCAACCACCGCCACCACAGCAAGCCACACCGCCCACGCTCACGCCGTTGACCCTCAAGCAGTTGGGCAACTCGCTAACCTCCATGACACAAGCGGCGCAGTTGGCCAAAACGCTGCGCTATGCGCCAG GCATGTTTATACGACCAGACGAAACGAATCTCTACACCACGCTGGAGCCCACGTTGAGCAGCAATCCGAATGTGTACTTCCAGCGCAGCGGGGCCGTCCATCCCGGCATCCTGTACTGA
- the LOC6616495 gene encoding uncharacterized protein LOC6616495 isoform X3, translated as MAGRRHLLLILLLIMQLIATTPASRSLSVNGNNIWRRVRLVTSQESDRNAYQVLKPSSRNASSTTTTTSTTTSTTSSTTSTTTPAAPQSQRSAKQLDLNFPGGNVSSAARLEMSTEFFVVPTLSASSSSSTTSTTTPATPRRSSGAKARAAGTTGRVTPGSSSNSTPPSIVSTHLPFAGLRKEPWVVPVLVLATLTMLMMAAFEIFVLFKAWRTSPSRRHLFLGQMLLLGLFACASLGAIITAQPSLISCGAIRFGVGVAYALVFAALLVKCVFLISLNGGVYLPAPYQGLLLLFALLIQVAIGGQWLLTQPPEVYTTSVPVMGSGFLSTTVASQTNYSALFYPTSYTTLDGTPEIYTRIAAVSTVLIPLCKTQFSELLFSLIYIVFLIVFIAVLAIKSRGIRDNYREATYIGLAIGGAIPIWLGWMLCGLAVAERHKDACVAFGLVATSATVFLVMFMPKGRQLAAMGKEGLYVEDREEQFSSLSRAGSGYSPSFFHFKPIKYGVMSGCGLPNSASNTGQGLSSKHCSSANNGGGMFIRPDETNLYTTLEPTLSSNPNVYFQRSGAVHPGILY; from the exons ATGGCCGGTAGACGCCACCTGCTGCTGATCCTGCTGCTGATCATGCAGCTGATCGCCACCACGCCGGCGTCGCGCAGCCTCAGCGTTAATGGCAACAACATTTGGCGGCGGGTGCGCCTGGTAACCAGCCAGGAATCCGATCGCAACGCCTACCAGGTGCTCAAGCCGAGTAGCCGTAAtgccagcagcaccaccactaCTACCAGCACGACTACTAGTACTACAAGTAGCACCACTAGTACCACTACTCCGGCAGCCCCTCAGTCCCAGCGATCTGCCAAACAATTGGATCTCAATTTTCCGGGTGGCAATGTCTCCAGTGCTGCCCGTCTCGAAATGTCGACGGAATTCTTTGTAGTACCCACACTATCGGCCAGCAGTTCTAGCAGCACCACGTCCACCACCACACCAGCCACGCCCCGTCGGAGTTCGGGGGCGAAGGCGCGAGCAGCCGGCACCACTGGACGGGTGACTCCCGGGAGCAGCTCCAACAGCACGCCCCCCAGCATAGTGTCTACCCACTTGCCCTTCGCAGGACTACGCAAGGAGCCGTGGGTGGTGCCGGTGCTAGTTCTGGCCACCCTCACCATGCTCATGATGGCAGCCTTCGAGATCTTTGTGCTCTTCAAGGCCTGGCGGACATCCCCGTCGCGTAGGCACCTCTTTCTGGGCCAGATGCTGCTTCTCGGCCTTTTCGCCTGCGCTAGTTTGGGGGCAATCATCACCGCACAGCCCTCGTTGATCAGCTGCGGAGCCATTCGTTTCGGAGTTGGCGTGGCCTACGCCCTGGTCTTTGCCGCCCTGCTGGTCAAGTGCGTATTTCTGATTAGTCTAAATGGAGGGGTCTATCTGCCGGCTCCATACCAGGGATTGCTGCTCCTCTTTGCGCTGCTCATCCAGGTGGCGATCGGAGGGCAGTGGCTGCTTACCCAACCACCGGAGGTGTACACCACCAGTGTGCCTGTGATGGGCAGTGGCTTCCTTAGCACCACGGTGGCCTCACAGACCAATTACTCGGCACTGTTTTACCCCACGTCTTATACCACGCTGGACGGCACTCCGGAGATCTACACCCGGATAGCGGCGGTCAGCACCGTGCTAATACCGCTCTGCAAGACGCAGTTCTCGGAGCTGCTCTTCTCGCTGATCTACATTGTCTTTCTGATCGTCTTCATCGCCGTGCTGGCCATCAAGTCGCGTGGCATCAGGGACAACTACCGTGAGGCCACCTACATTGGGCTGGCCATCGGAGGAGCCATCCCCATCTGGCTGGGATGGATGCTATGCGGCCTGGCCGTGGCCGAACGGCACAAGGACGCTTGCGTAGCCTTCGGCCTGGTAGCCACTTCCGCCACGGTCTTCCTGGTGATGTTCATGCCCAAGGGCAGGCAATTGGCGGCCATGGGCAAGGAGGGCCTGTACGTGGAGGACCGCGAGGAGCAGTTCAGTTCCCTGAGTCGCGCCGGATCCGGCTACTCGCCCTCGTTCTTCCACTTCAAACCCATCAAGTACGGCGTGATGAGCGGCTGCGGACTGCCCAACTCTGCATCCAACACGGGCCAGGGACTCAGCTCCAAACACTGCTCCAGTGCCAACAATGGAGGTG GCATGTTTATACGACCAGACGAAACGAATCTCTACACCACGCTGGAGCCCACGTTGAGCAGCAATCCGAATGTGTACTTCCAGCGCAGCGGGGCCGTCCATCCCGGCATCCTGTACTGA